GACGCCACCGCCGGCGTCCTGGTGCAGGCCCGCGCCCTGCTGGTCACCACCACCGCCGCCCTCATCGGCCTCGCCACCACGGTCTCCTCGCTGGCCTGGCTCGTGGTCCTGCCGGTGATCGCCGCGTTGGTCCTCTTCGGCCTCCTCCTCCCCTCCCTGGCCCGCCGCCAACGCCACCTGGTCATGGCCGACGAGGACGCCGCCGCCGTGGCCGGCACCGTCTTCCTGGGCGTGCGCGACGTAACGGCCGCCGGCGGTGCGGACCACGCGCTGCACGACGTGATGGCACAGGTGGAGCGCCAGGCGTCCGCCACCGTGCGGATGGCCTACGCCACCGCGCTGCGCGGCGTCGTCATCGCCCTGGGCGGGTTCGCCCCCATCGTCCTGCTGCTCTTGCTCGCGCCGGCGATGGTGCGCGCGGGCACGTTGACCGTCGGCGAAGTCCTCGGCGCCATCGTCTACCTGAGCACCAGCGTCCAACCCGCCCTGCGCCGCCTCGCCGACACGACCAGCACCGTCGTCCTGCGCCTGGTCGTGGCCCTGCGCCGGCTCGCGGAAGCCGCGCCACCGATCGAACCGCCGACCGGCGACGGAACCCCCGAGGGCGCCGAGCTGGAACTGCGCGACGTGACGTTCGGCTGGAGCCCCACCGCCGAACCCGTGGTGCGATCGCTCGACCTGACCCTCCCGGCGGGCACCCACCTGGCCGTCATCGGCCCCAGCGGCATCGGCAAGTCCACCCTGGCCGGCCTGGTGACCGGCATGGTGGAACCCCAGACCGGAACCGTCCGCTTCGGCGGCGTCCCCGTGCGATCGCTCAAGCCGGAGATCCGCCACGACCAGATCGCCCTGGTGCCCCAGGAGACCTACCTCTTCACCGGCACGGTCAGGGAAAACCTGGCCCTCTTCGCCCCCACCGCCTCCGACGCCACCCTCCTGCGCGCCGTCGAAGCGGTCGGTGCCTCCGACCTCGTCACCAGACTGGGCGGCCTCGCGGGCACCGTGGGCCACTCCGGCAACGGCCTCTCAGGCGGCGAATCCCAACTACTGGCCGCCGCCCGCGTCTACGCCTCGCAAGCCACCGTCGTGATCCTCGACGAAGCCGCCTCCGCCCTGGACCCCGCCGCCGAAGCCACTGTCGAACAAGCCTTCGCCGCCCGCGGCGGCACCCTGATCGTCATCGCCCACCGCCTCTCCTCAGCCCTGCGAGCAGACCTCGTCCTGCTGATGGACGGCGGCCCACCCCTCCTGGGCAACCACACCGACCTACTTGCCACCTCACCGCTCTACAAAGACCTCATGGCCGCCTGGCAACCCGCACCAACCTCCACCACCTGACCAACCCTCACCACATCGGACCCGCCGCCCACCCACCGAGGTTCGATTTGACATGGGTTCGGGTGCCATAGGCTGGACGAAGCCGGCAGGCCTGGCGGGACGCTCTTCCCCGCCGGGCCTGCCGGCTTTGGCCTGCATAGGGTGCCCGTAAGGGCCCCATGTCAAATCGAACCGGACCCAACCACCGCCCTGAACGTAGAACTCAGGACTCCCGAACGTAGGACTCTCGCACCCTGAACGTAGGACTCTCGCGTCCCGAACGTAGGACACGCGGGACGTGAGGGTTCGACACGCGGGAGGGGAGGGGGCGGCTCGCGGTCAGCCGACGCGGTGGAGCCAGGTGACGGGGGCGCCGTCACCGGCTCGTCGGAACGGCTCCAGGGCGTCGTCCCAGGCCGCGCCCAGGATCTCGTCCACGCCGTGCGCGAACGACTCACCGCCCCGACTGCGCGCTGCCAACGCGCGCAGCTGGTCCTCCGACACGACGATGTCGCCGTTGGCGCTGGTCCGCGCGTGCCACAAACCCAGCACGGGCGCGAAGCAGTACCGCGTGCCGTCCACGCCAGGGCTCGGGTCCTCCGTCACCTCGAACCTGAGCATCGGCCACGCCCTGAGCGCGGACACGAGTCTGGCCCCGGTGCCGGCTTCGCCGGTCCAGTTGCACTCGGCGCGCAACTGCCCCGGCGCCGCTGGCTGGGCCGCCCACTTGAGGTCCGCTCGCTCGCCGAGGGTGCCCGAGATCGCCCACTCGACGTGCGGACAGACCGCAGACGGCGACGAGTGGACGTAGACCACGCCACTGGTGCTGCCACGGGTGCTCACAGCTGACCTCCGCTACTCGACGAGGGACGTCTTCCCCTACGACCTCTCGAGGATGCGGTGATCTTGTGAATTCCCGACATGGTCATTCTGCCCGTTGTCGCACCGGTCCGCCATAAGAACCATCGCGTTCCTCACCCAGGCGGGTCAGATACAGGACTTTCGACCCCAAAACGACGACCCGACCACCGGCTACCGCGCCGCCAGGTGACTTTCCGAGATCACCCGGACACGGTCACGTGATCAATAACATCGTCATCCCCCGCACCGCCCCCTCGGGTGACGGTGGTCACCGCTCCGCCGCCTCCCCCGGTGCGCCCGACCGGCCGAACCCCCGCAACGCTAACGTGTCCGATCGTGCGGCTGATCCGACTCGGGACCGAACCCTCGGCGGTGGGCGCCGACGTGCGCGCCGCGCTGAGCACGTGGGGCATCGGCGACTCCGTGCTCGGCGGCGTCGCGCTGCTCGGCGTGCGACCGCCGGACTCCCCGCGCGACCTCGACGCCGTGATCGTCCTGCCCCGCGGCGTGCTC
This genomic window from Saccharothrix sp. HUAS TT1 contains:
- a CDS encoding ABC transporter ATP-binding protein is translated as MTYLRALREQRRGIVVLLGWSVLEGIPALLSGRLVGMAVDQGFAAGRPGVGITWLLVFAAVAVLGGFGLRQVFMRLGAVVEPLRDSLVREVVRGVLHAGSQTRQPDASAVARITRHVEVVRDATAGVLVQARALLVTTTAALIGLATTVSSLAWLVVLPVIAALVLFGLLLPSLARRQRHLVMADEDAAAVAGTVFLGVRDVTAAGGADHALHDVMAQVERQASATVRMAYATALRGVVIALGGFAPIVLLLLLAPAMVRAGTLTVGEVLGAIVYLSTSVQPALRRLADTTSTVVLRLVVALRRLAEAAPPIEPPTGDGTPEGAELELRDVTFGWSPTAEPVVRSLDLTLPAGTHLAVIGPSGIGKSTLAGLVTGMVEPQTGTVRFGGVPVRSLKPEIRHDQIALVPQETYLFTGTVRENLALFAPTASDATLLRAVEAVGASDLVTRLGGLAGTVGHSGNGLSGGESQLLAAARVYASQATVVILDEAASALDPAAEATVEQAFAARGGTLIVIAHRLSSALRADLVLLMDGGPPLLGNHTDLLATSPLYKDLMAAWQPAPTSTT
- a CDS encoding DUF3145 domain-containing protein, which encodes MSTRGSTSGVVYVHSSPSAVCPHVEWAISGTLGERADLKWAAQPAAPGQLRAECNWTGEAGTGARLVSALRAWPMLRFEVTEDPSPGVDGTRYCFAPVLGLWHARTSANGDIVVSEDQLRALAARSRGGESFAHGVDEILGAAWDDALEPFRRAGDGAPVTWLHRVG